A window of the Lactuca sativa cultivar Salinas chromosome 5, Lsat_Salinas_v11, whole genome shotgun sequence genome harbors these coding sequences:
- the LOC111902478 gene encoding cytochrome P450 94A1, which yields MLEASLLFCFLLPPLLFIFFKLFHTNADEKSPPKSYPFIGNYVSFYTYDQGLTQWTSEAIHNSPNFTFLLRRPFVQKRVLTGNPANVQHILKTKFSTYQKGDIFRSTLFDLLGDGIFNVDADEWKFQRQLSSHEFNTKSLRHFVENVVDDELNKRLIPILTAAAANDTVLDLQDILQRFALDNICRIAFGYDPAYLTPSLPKAKFAVAFEDAVRISSERFRMITPLFWKFKRFFNIGSEKRLKEAVAEIRQFTTNILNEKKQALTTEPVDLLSRFLNSGHLDEKRLTDIVISFILAGRDTTSAALTWFFWLLYKNPAIESEVVNEVKDKEKSDSSIYDEVKDMVYTHASLCESMRLYPPVPVDTKQASADDVLPDGTVVKKGMMVSYHPYAMGRMESIWGENWMDFRPERWLEKDDTTEKMKFRAKDSYIYPVFQAGPRICLGKDMAFLQMKRVVAGVLRQFKVVPAVDDGVEPVFVAALTSKMKGGFPVKIKERK from the coding sequence ATGTTAGAAGCTTCACTTCTCTTTTGCTTTCTTCTTCCTCCTTtactcttcatcttcttcaaactatTTCATACCAATGCCGATGAAAAATCACCACCCAAATCATACCCTTTCATCGGCAATTACGTCTCATTCTACACCTATGACCAGGGTCTTACACAGTGGACCTCCGAAGCTATCCACAACTCCCCCAACTTCACCTTCTTGCTCCGCCGTCCTTTCGTTCAAAAACGTGTGCTCACCGGAAACCCCGCAAAcgttcagcatatcctcaagacTAAATTCTCAACATACCAAAAAGGCGATATTTTCCGGTCAACCCTCTTCGATCTGCTTGGAGATGGAATCTTTAACGTCGATGCGGACGAATGGAAGTTCCAGAGACAGCTTTCCAGCCATGAATTTAACACAAAGTCTCTTCGCCATTTCGTCGAAAATGTTGTCGATGATGAACTCAACAAACGTTTAATCCCAATATTAACCGCTGCTGCTGCTAATGATACGGTTCTTGATCTCCAAGACATTCTTCAAAGATTTGCACTTGATAATATTTGCAGAATCGCTTTTGGGTATGATCCTGCTTACTTAACTCCGTCGCTGCCAAAAGCTAAATTTGCAGTTGCTTTCGAAGACGCTGTTCGTATTAGCAGTGAGAGATTCCGTATGATTACGCCATTGTTTTGGAAGTTCAAAAGGTTTTTTAACATCGGATCCGAGAAACGACTTAAAGAAGCAGTTGCCGAGATCCGTCAGTTCACCACGAACATATTGAACGAAAAGAAACAAGCACTCACGACCGAACCCGTTGATTTGTTATCACGGTTTCTGAACTCCGGTCATTTGGATGAAAAACGTCTGACGGATATTGTAATCAGCTTCATACTCGCCGGAAGAGACACAACCTCGGCGGCTTTGACGTGGTTCTTCTGGTTACTTTACAAGAATCCAGCGATCGAAAGTGAAGTTGTGAACGAAGTCAAAGACAAAGAGAAATCAGATTCCTCCATTTACGATGAAGTGAAGGATATGGTTTATACTCATGCTAGCCTCTGCGAAAGCATGAGGCTCTACCCTCCAGTTCCGGTGGACACGAAGCAGGCGAGCGCCGACGACGTTTTACCGGACGGGACCGTCGTGAAGAAAGGTATGATGGTGAGTTATCATCCGTATGCAATGGGAAGAATGGAAAGCATTTGGGGGGAAAATTGGATGGACTTCCGACCGGAGAGATGGTTGGAGAAGGATGATACAACGGAGAAGATGAAGTTTAGGGCGAAGGATTCGTATATATATCCAGTTTTTCAGGCGGGTCCGAGGATTTGTCTGGGGAAGGATATGGCGTTTTTGCAGATGAAGAGAGTGGTGGCGGGGGTTTTACGGCAGTTTAAGGTGGTTCCTGCGGTGGATGATGGTGTTGAGCCTGTTTTTGTGGCGGCTTTGACCTCTAAAATGAAAGGTGGGTTTCCGGTGAAGATTAAGGAACGAAAATGA